Proteins from a single region of Scatophagus argus isolate fScaArg1 chromosome 23, fScaArg1.pri, whole genome shotgun sequence:
- the LOC124054295 gene encoding tetratricopeptide repeat protein 39B, translating into MAHVGNGAAAEEEEEDCFEDAYDRIPTACQMDLQTAIQETQCALNLVLNNKFSEALDLLKPWWKDSMYHALGYSSILVMQATMTFEHRDIQAAMATIKQALQTCQRFRKKNSVVGSLSSLISKQSNLQEEEMHAELCYAECLLQKATLTFVQDENMISFIKGGIKVRTSYQIYKDCQNVLNVTQDLAGQSDSFRQFEGGVKLGIGSFNLMLSLLPQRILRLLEFIGFSGNRGFGLSQLREGASSHSLRSILCALTLLFYHTYVSLILGTGEGNLVEAEALLEPYQHKYPKGSIILFYTARIATLRGNFEKARARYEECISSQQEWKQIHHLCYWELMWTHSYQQEWQQAYHYADLLCQESRWSKAIYVYQKAAILSMMSEEEAKKTGEDIVGLFRQVEGLKQRLAGKSIPTEKFAVRKSRRYKAANPVPLVIPALEMMYVWNGFTIVGKRADSTESLLVTIETAEEQLRGDPNPSEFHPDDSCLVQMLKGLCLKHLGRLLQAELCFTQVLSSESRIRYDHYLIPFTLYELGLLYKQQGDFTKATTYIENAKMNYKDYSMESRLHFRIHAALNSLKGSPVSTP; encoded by the exons ATGGCCCACGTAGGCAACGGAGCGGcagccgaggaggaggaggag GACTGCTTTGAAGATGCCTACGACCGAATACCAAC GGCCTGTCAAATGGACTTGCAGACAGCCATCCAGGAGACTCAGTGTGCTCTTAATCTGGTGCTCAACAATAAGTTCTCTGAAGCTCTGGACCTCCTGAAACCATG GTGGAAGGACAGCATGTATCACGCGCTGGGTTACAGCAGCATCCTGGTGATGCAGGCGACTATGACCTTCGAACACAGAGACATCCAGGCTGCCATGGCAACCATCAAGCAAGCATTGCAAACCTGTCAGAG GTTCAGGAAGAAGAACTCTGTGGTCGGATCTTTGTCCAGTCTGATCAGCAAGCAGTCAAACCTGCAGGaag aggaGATGCACGCTGAGCTCTGCTACGCCgagtgtctgctgcagaaagccACATTGACGTTTGTGCAG GATGAGAACATGATCAGTTTCATCAAAGGAGGCATCAAGGTTCGAACAAGCTACCAAATCTACAA GGACTGTCAGAATGTGCTGAATGTCACTCAGGACCTCGCCGGCCAGTCTGATTCGTTCAGACAGTTTGAGGGCGGAGTCAAGCTGGGCATCGGATCCTTCAACCTG atgttgtctctcctccctcagaGGATTTTGAGGTTGTTGGAGTTCATCGGATTCTCAGGAAACAGG GGGTTCGGCTTGTCTCAGCTGAGGGAAGGAGCCTCCAGTCACAGCCTGCGGTCCATCCTCTGCGCTCTGACTCTGCTCTTCTACCACACATACGTGTCGCTGATACTCG GAACTGGAGAGGGGAACCTGGTGGAGGCTGAAGCTCTGCTGGAGCCGTATCAGCACAAATACCCCAAA GGCTCCATCATTCTCTTCTACACTGCTCGCATCGCCACACTGCGAGGGAACTTTGAGAAG GCCCGGGCGAGGTATGAGGAGTGCATCAGCAGCCAGCAGGAGTGGAAGCAGATCCACCACCTGTGCTACTGGGAGCTGATGTGGACTCACTCCTACCAGCAGGAGTGGCAGCAGGCGTATCACTACGCTGACCTGCTGTGCCAGGAGAGCCGCTGGTCCAAG GCAATCTATGTATACCAGAAGGCGGCCATCCTCAGTATGATGTCAGAGGAGGAGGCGAAGAAGACCGGGGAGGACATCGTGGGGCTCTTCAG gcaggtGGAGGGGCTGAAGCAGCGGCTGGCTGGGAAGTCCATCCCAACGGAGAAATTTGCAGTGAGGAAGTCCAGACGCTACAAAGCTGCTAACCCCGTCCCCCTGGTCATCCCCGCTCTG gagaTGATGTACGTCTGGAACGGTTTCACCATCGTCGGGAAGAGAGCCGACAGTACGGAGTCCCTCCTGGTTACCATAGAAACGGCTGAGGAGCAGCTTCGCGGCGACCCCA ACCCGTCAGAGTTTCATCCAGATGACAGCTGCCTGGTCCAGATGTTGAAGGGACTCTGTCTGAAACATCTGGGCCGCTTACTGCAGGCCGAGCTGTGCTTCACGCAGGTCCTGTCCAG TGAGAGTCGTATCAGATATGATCACTACTTGATCCCCTTCACTCTCTATGAGTTGGGTTTGCTGTATAAGCAACAGGGAGACTTCACCAAGGCCACGACGTACATCGAAAATGCCAA gaTGAACTACAAGGACTACTCCATGGAGTCCAGACTGCACTTCAGGATCCACGCAGCCCTCAACAGCCTCAAAGGGTCACCTGTCAGCACCCCATAA
- the LOC124054272 gene encoding hepatoma-derived growth factor-related protein 2-like: MPRKTGDHFKPGDLVFAKMKGFPHWPARVCKSENGYKKRVPVFFFGTHQIGHLPPENIIPYVGNKMKYGSGVRIKGFAEGMWEIQNTPGVGSKLPRSKVPTQSSTQTSPAQPTSLVKQVTNDKHKTTPTKLAPGRATPAKPEGKPTAGRSDKETAAAAAVAQTPTRASLRSALERTVDSRQTSTDVPVAAVSDAAAKTRGRKAAASSSQADATAEKKVETTAKTEQKAAAPPKAFESASEKNVEKQTNSDTTDSKPAAETTSKVPAVKKTLSTAETKAACVKVEILSICLAADPEETTCPVTTRSKASDAKVDVEQQQKKKKRGRTPAVTTPVSDKPKTTQSKTDVSKKDQDEEEQTEKEKEEKKSSKSQGLKRKRKEQDEEVEVQKKAKQDGSEGKEEVTAKEKTASVNPGTKRKREEEEETQMKRKQDEDVEQSKEVMKSAESGGMKTRRGQKEEQKEEEKTKENGRVRKRGRRGRRPRGEGTKSIRGKEAELKTNDAAEGNEDVRTKRWKTRGRKKKTEEKEVQKEEEKKTEEEDQRGETSEFDGMNAGKAKKDGNAEQQEDEEKEGVSVDVERQRHLAAKRESLLKSLRGLLKAGRGVSRREATRSSQRTAVGTKKKAEMKKTGRKKTSVKKSVKQSAVATEISKKPGVKSIRKNTARTEVTEEDKPDSETLKQKEQTSEKKREAKKDDQKTEQDKTADGVDQINQTTAEVKTKEKEGEPKKEDKTKTEGKKDEEAKEKKGEEQQKDEEKKNERKIIGKIVKAMAGQGTKVQVKTMMGGTTAAGEEEKTSGGEKVDGKKVEEKTKTNETESTDEKKPEDRKTEEGAKVEKKTVKTREATDDKKDKNVTEVEMDRKSKVEEEGRKTSGDDETALKKQTAQKAAAKVQEKNQENETEKMKTRERKKREEKSGKPDGESQEKKDDKHTAGQMRTTGEKRNKQTKPPKKSAGEKMTTEKPAETPQAESKTEDNVEKKKKSGAEQEHTKETKPLKKSAGDKKEDNTSTDAAESRTEPSAEEESTPASDSGGGKVEQVQSVGKQQQQKKSPTVTLTDSTLHRIHGDIRISLKTDSPDISRCLTALDQLSMVYVTSKHVQRHSELVVTLRKLRCYRASQAVMDKASMLYNRFKNAFLVGEGEEVVSAAFLRSLLEEKEREEAQRAERCRERLRREELLQEVKRRMDQVQGRRRRTDDGGGGEEEDEEEEKVTGGEQ; this comes from the exons ATGCCAAGGAAGACCGGTGACCACTTCAAACCAGGAGACCTGGTGTTTGCCAAGATGAAGGGCTTCCCTCACTGGCCTGCCAGg GTCTGTAAGTCCGAGAACGGATACAAGAAGCGAGTGCCCGTCTTCTTCTTCGGGACCCATCAGAT AGGTCACCTCCCTCCAGAGAACATCATTCCTTATGTCGGCAACAAAATGAAGTATGGCAGCGGCGTTCGCATCAAAGGCTTTGCTGAGGGCATGTGGGAGATCCAGAACACACCGGGAGTCGGGAGCAAACTTCCCCGGAGTAAA GTACCgacacaaagcagcacacaaacTTCACCTGCGCAACCAACTTCACTCGTTAAACAGgtgacaaatgacaaacataAAACTACCCCCACTAAATTGGCTCCCGGTAGAGCTACACCTGCAAAGCCCGAGGGTAAACCGACTGCTGGCAGAAGTGACAAGGAaaccgctgctgctgccgctgtgGCTCAAACTCCGACAAGAGCCTCGTTAAGATCTGCTCTGGAGAGGACAGTAGACTCCAGACAGACTTCAACAGACGTCCCTGTGGCGGCCGTTTCAGATGCTGCCGCCAAAACACGAGGCAGAAAGGCTGCAGCGAGTAGCAGCCAAGCTGATGCCACTGCTGagaagaaggtggag acaacagcaaaaacagaacagaaagcagcagctcCCCCCAAAGCCTTTGAATCTGCTTCTGAGAAAAACGTTGAGAAACAGACGAATTCAGACACTACAGACAGCAAACCTGCGGCTGAAACTACAAGTAAAGTTCCAGCGGTGAAGAAAACTCTGAGCACAGCCGAAACCAAAGCGGCTTGTGTGAAAGTGGAGATTTTGTCTATCTGCCTCGCTGCAGATCCTGAGGAGACCACGTGTCCCGTCACCACCAGGAGCAAAGCGTCAGACGCCAAG GTTGatgttgagcagcagcagaagaagaagaagagggggaggacaCCTGCTGTCACCACTCCAG TCAGCGACAAACCAAAGACCACACAATCAAAGACTGACGTGTCCAAGAAGGACCAGGACGAGGAGGAGCAGacggagaaagaaaaggaagagaagaagtcATCCAAGAGCCAAggactgaagaggaagaggaaagagcaggatgaagaggtggaggtgcagaaaaaggcaaaacaagacGGCagtgaaggaaaggaagaagtGACTGCGAAAGAGAAGACGGCATCAGTCAACCCaggaacaaagagaaagagagaggaagaggaggagacacagatGAAAAGGAAGCAGGATGAAGATGTGGAACAAAGCAAAGAAGTGATGAAGTCAGCAGAGAGTGGAGGGATGAAGACAAGGAGGggacaaaaagaagaacagaaggaggaggagaaaacaaaagagaatgGCAGAGTacgaaagagaggaaggagaggaagaaggccACGGGGAGAAGGAACGAAGAGTATAAGAGGGAAGGAGGCGgagctgaaaacaaatgacGCTGCAGAAGGAAATGAAGACGTGAGGACAAAAAGATGGAAGACCCGAGGAcggaagaagaagacagaagagaaggaggtgcagaaagaagaagagaagaaaacggaggaggaagaccaaagaggagaaaCATCAGAGTTTGACGGGATGAACGCGGGAAAAGCCAAGAAGGATGGAAACGCAGAGCAACAGGAAGACGAGGAGAAAGAAGGCGTTTCTGTGGATGTGGAG CGTCAGCGCCACCTAGCGGCCAAGAGGGAGAGTTTGTTGAAGTCTCTGAGAGGCCTGCTGAAGGCCGGGAGAGGAGTGAGCAGGAGGGAGGCGACGAGGAGCTCCCA GAGAACCGCAGTGGGAACCAAGAAGAAGGCCGAGATgaagaagacaggaaggaagaagacGTCGGTCAAGAAGAGCGTCAAACAATCAGCCGTCGCCACAGAGATCAGCAAGAAACCAGGCGTCAAAAGCATCAGGAAGAACACTGCCAGGACTGaagtgacagaggaagacaaaccTGACTCCGAGACGCtcaaacagaaagaacaaacgAGTGAGAAGAAAAGGGAGGCGAAGAAGGACGACCAGAAGACGGAGCAGGACAAGACGGCTGATGGAGTCGATCAAATCAATCAAACCACGGCTgaagtgaagacaaaagaaaaggagggcGAGCCgaagaaagaagacaagacaaagacTGAGGGAAAGAAAGACGAGGAAGcgaaggagaagaaaggagaggagcagcagaaggacGAAGAGAAGAAGAACGAGAGAAAAATTATCGGGAAGATTGTGAAAGCGATGGCTGGACAGGGAACGAAGGTTCAGGTAAAGACGATGATGGGAGGAACGAcggcagcaggagaggaggagaagacgaGCGGAGGAGAAAAGGTGGACGGCAAGAAGGTagaagagaagacaaagacaaatgagacCGAGAGCACAGACGAGAAGAAACCCGAAGACAGAAAGACGGAAGAAGGTGCAAAAGTGGAGAAGAAGACTGTAAAAACGAGAGAAGcaacagatgacaaaaaagacaagaatgTGACGGAGGtagagatggacagaaagagcaaggtggaagaggagggacGAAAGACGAGTGGCGACGATGAGACGGCGCTGAAAAAACAAACGGCACAGAAAGCGGCCGCAAAGGTGCAAGAGAAAAACCAAGAAAATGAGACTGAGAAGATGAAGACGAGAGAAcgaaagaagagagaagagaagagtggAAAACCTGACGGAGAATCGCAAGAGAAGAAGGAcgacaaacacactgcaggacagaTGAGGACAACAGGCGAGAAGCGCAACAAGCAGACAAAACCACCGAAGAAGAGTGCAGGCgaaaaaatgacaacagagaaGCCGGCAGAGACGCCACAGGCGGAGTCAAAAACTGAGGACAacgtggagaagaagaagaagtcggGTGCGGAGCAGGAGCacaccaaagaaacaaaaccactgAAGAAGAGTGCAGGAGACAAGAAGGAGGACAACACTTCAACAGACGCCGCAGAGTCGAGAACTGAACCAAGCGCAGAAGAAGAAAGTACACCAGCAAGCGACTCGGGTGGAGGGAAGGTGGAGCAGGTGCAGTCGGTggggaagcagcagcagcagaagaagagccCGACCGTGACGCTGACGGACTCGACTCTGCACAGAATCCACGGAGACATCAGGATTTCTCTGAAGACTGACAGTCCT GACATCAGCAGGTGTCTGACGGCGCTGGATCAGCTCAGCATGGTTTACGTGACGTCCAAACACGTCCAGAGACACAGCGAGCTCGTCGTCACTCTGAGGAAG CTGCGGTGCTACAGAGCCAGCCAGGCCGTCATGGACAAGGCCTCCATGTTGTACAACCGCTTCAAAAACGCCTTCctggtgggggagggggaggaggtggtgagCGCCGCCTTCCTGCGCTcgctgctggaggagaaggagagggaggaggcgCAGCGGGCGGAGCGCTGCAGGGAGAGGCTGAGGCGGGAAGAACTCCTGCAGGAGGTGAAGAGACGCATGGACCAGgtgcaggggaggaggaggaggactgacgacggaggaggtggggaggaggaggacgaggaggaggagaaggtgacTGGAGGAGAGCAGTAG
- the LOC124054291 gene encoding serine protease FAM111A-like, with amino-acid sequence MPRKKQNRENKDIRSYFNKNDNPGSSSFSTAQSSQSGGASGFQPEEATGAKTRSQVKKENECDSVDEHSHHFKVKFSHTDPYEYTVSCNQPCTVLEAIKSTEKYKKTNMPSDENLVIQLGKGDRDVLVPTHFPCSCVGPDELLIISRESEKVEEAQTQHDKTIFSRDKYSVFDVYTVGGLYTKQKTLFRNQTAVKQFKYVRLCAKKGMTVEEALKRDGRFIDLGNFTLSDNDNPNSITDRTQKVDNLNEKQFKICLPRNKNTNEKKQQENSPCASNTSQQRRDTVAVHQRGRSVQAALKDSDNTEEIYEMLRQQFPHLKEKMESRFPNDSYQETLNLRKEEFGKIQQSFSEVHRVRKLLTLGESVCKVVVHDVSQGTGFVLFDNFVLTNAHLFKNCVEGGRLMEDIDVSVLFNYEDPGLHTKYFYFQVAHIHTFIHYSEGDLDYAILELKREGQKPSETTQTKKIKIPPGLLKNFAPMPKNGEACIIGHPNGEVKKIDPTCIIEKEKREQAVGDHLKMYKDDFIVHIINKLKDQGIGDIMLGGKRAENVGTYNTFMYHGSSGSPVFDARCGVFGLHTAGFVCDSAKDSVIEFAQPLLPIFKHFVGKLKESGDVNVLKRVEKEAKSNQHLKIILEAADVDGCSDSDEPMDTD; translated from the exons ATGCCTcgcaaaaagcaaaacagggaaaacaagGACATCCGTTCctatttcaataaaaat GACAAtcctggcagcagcagcttctccacAGCACAGAGTTCACAGTCGGGTGGAGCTTCAGGCTTTCAGCCAGAAGAAGCTACTGGAGCTAAG aCCCGCAGTCAAGTGAAGAAGGAGAACGAGTGTGATTCAGTG GATGAACATTCACatcatttcaaagtgaaattcTCTCATACTGACCCTTATGAGTACACTGTTTCCTGTAATCAACCTTGCACAGTGCTGGAGGCCATAAAATCCACTGAAAAGTATAAGAAGACAAATATGCCTTCAGATGAAAACCTTGTAATTCAGCTGGGTAAAGGGGATCGTGATGTTCTTGTTCCAACACATTTCCCTTGTTCTTGTGTCGGTCCTGATGAGTTACTGATCATATCACGTGAGTCAGAAAAGGTTGAAGAGGCCCAAACCcaacatgacaaaacaatattttcaagAGACAAATATTCTGTCTTTGATGTTTACACTGTAGGGGGGCTGTACACCAAACAAAAGACACTTTTTAGAAACCAAACTGCTGTCAAACAGTTTAAATATGTGCGTCTGTGTGCGAAGAAGGGAATGACTGTGGAGGAGGCCCTGAAAAGAGATGGTCGCTTCATTGATCTGGGCAACTTTACCCTGTCTGACAATGACAATCCAAATTCCATCACTGATCGTACACAGAAAGTTGACAAcctaaatgaaaaacaattcaagATTTGTCTTCCACGAAACaagaatacaaatgaaaaaaagcagcaggaaaactCTCCATGTGCGTCAAATACTTCACAACAGAGGCGTGACACAGTGGCAGTGCATCAGAGAGGAAGGAGTGTCCAAGCAGCACTGAAAGACAGTGACAACACTGAGGAGATTTATGAAATGCTGCGTCAGCAGTTTCCACAtctgaaagaaaagatggagagcaGATTTCCCAATGATTCTTATCAGGAAACACTGAACCTGAGGAAGGAAGAGTTTGGAAAGATCCAACAGTCGTTCAGTGAGGTGCACAGAGTCAGGAAGCTGCTCACACTGGGCGAGTCAGTCTGTAAGGTGGTTGTTCACGATGTTAGCCAAGGCACtggttttgtgctgtttgacaACTTTGTCTTGACTAACGCACACCTATTCAAAAACTGTGTTGAGGGGGGGCGGCTGATGGAGGACATCGATGTGTCTGTTCTCTTTAACTATGAAGATCCTGGGctgcacacaaaatatttttacttccAGGtagcacacattcacacattcatccACTACAGTGAGGGTGACCTTGATTATGCCATACTTGAGCTGAAGCGTGAGGGCCAGAAACCcagtgaaacaacacaaacaaagaaaataaagatacCACCAGGTCTCCTGAAGAACTTTGCTCCAATGCCTAAGAACGGTGAGGCCTGTATTATTGGTCATCCAAATggagaagtgaaaaaaatagATCCTACATGTATCattgagaaagagaagagggaacAGGCAGTCGgagatcatttaaaaatgtacaaagatGATTTCATTGTTCACATAATCAACAAACTCAAAGACCAAGGCATTGGCGACATCATGTTGGGtggaaaaagagcagaaaacgTGGGGACCTACAACACTTTCATGTATCATGGCTCCTCAGGCTCCCCAGTGTTTGATGCTCGTTGCGGAGTTTTTGGTTTGCACACCGCAGGATTTGTCTGTGACTCTGCAAAGGATAGTGTGATAGAGTTCGCCCAACCTCTGCTTCCTATATTTAAACACTTTGTAGGTAAGCTGAAGGAAAGCGgtgatgtgaatgtgttgaAGAGAGTTGAGAAAGAAGCAAAGAGTAATCAGCACCTGAAAATCATACTCGAGGCAGCTGACGTTGACGGGTGCTCAGACTCAGATGAGCCGATGGACACTGACTGA